Part of the Tepiditoga spiralis genome, TATTTTTTTCTTTTATAATTTCAAATTTATTTTTAAAACATCTCATTGCAAGGCCAAGACCATTTACAACTTATGATTTAAAAATACTCATACCTTTGCCAAAAGATTTTTCATTTCCTTCTGGTCATGCTTCAGCTTCTTTTGCTTCAGCTTTTGGTATTTTTTTGAGTTCAAATAAAAAATCATTAAAATGGGTTGTTATAACTTTAGCTTCTTTAATTGCATTTTCAAGGATATATTTGAGTGTTCATTACTTTATTGATGTTATTTCTGGAGTTGGAATTGGTATTTTTTGCGGATATTTATCTATAAAAATATACGAAAAAATTATGAAAAACAAATAAAAGAAACAACTTTTGTTCAAAAGTTGTTTCTTTTATTTATGATATAATTGATTGGGGGTGATTACTATAAAAGACATTCAATTAAAAAATATAATGGAAGATATAGTTGAAGATGTTTATAATGATTTACTAAAAACAAATTTGATTAAAATTTGTAACTGTCCAAAATGTCATGCTGATGTTTTGGCAATTGTTTTAAATAATATTAAACCAAAGTATGTTGTCACGGAAAAAGGAGAAGCTATTGAAAGAACAAATGAACTTCGAGATCAAATTAGAGTTGATGTTCTAGAGCAGCTTTTAAAGGCTGTTGAAATTGTTAGTAAAAATCCTCATCATAATCAAAATGATGTTGGATTAATTTAATTTTCATATTCTTTTACTAATCTAATTTTCCATTTATCAGTTTTTAAAAATCCATAGGCTAATAACATGGCAAGAATATTACTTATTATCATTGCATAAAATATTCCTATAAAACCATAATAGTCAGCCATAAGTTTTATTAAAGGTATTCTTATGATCCATAATCTTGTTAAGTTTATTATGGTTGTTTGTACTGTGTGTCCTGTTCCGTTCATTGCAGCTAAAAAAATTGACATTGTTGCAAAAAATGGTAATGATAATGAGACCATAGAAAAATAAATTTTACCAGTATTTATTACTTCGATTTCATTTATAAAGAAGCTTGTTACGTTTTTTCCATATAAAAATAAGAAAAAACTTAATATAAAAACACTAAAAAAGGTTAATATTGATGCTTTTTTTAAGGTTTCTATTGCTTTATTTTTATTGTTAGATCCTATAAACTGACCTATCATTATAGAGGTTGCTCCCGAAATTCCCATCGAAACCATAACAATTAAATTAGTAACTCTATTACCAATACCATAAGCAGTTACGACGTTTGTACCAAATTTTGACACAACCTTCATTATTATTGCAAATCCCATGGCTGTTACTGATTGACCAAATGAAGTTGGAAGTCCAATTAATAGTATTTTTTTTATATATCTTAAATCAAACTTCAAATCTTTAAGATGAATTTTAAAACCATATTTTCCTGTAAACATTTCATACATTAAGTATAAAGAAAAAATAATTTTTGATATTAAAGTTGCTATGGCAGCGCCTTCAACTCCCATTTTAAAAACAAAAATAAAAATTGGGTCTAATATTATATTTAAAGTTATAGAAAAAAATCTTAAAATGAGCGGAGTAAAGGTATTTCCCCATCCTCTAAGAATAGCTGTGTTTACTTCAAAAAAGAATAAAAAAGGCGTGGATATTAATATTATATTGAAGTATTTTAATGAATATTCTAAGGTTAAATCTCTTGCGCCTATGTAATAAAGCATACTTTTTGAAAAAAACAAACCAAAGAGCATAGTAATAATGGAAATTAAAGTAACTGTTAAAATTGTTTGAGCAGCAGATTTTTCAGCGAGTTCTTTTCTTTTCATTCCTGTATATTGAGCTACCATTGAAGAACCTGCCATACTAAAACCGCCAGATATTGAAATAAATATAAAAATTAGTGGCCATGATATTGTAGGCGCTGCTATTTCAATACTTCCTAATTTACCTAAAAAATATGTATCGGTTATATTATATACAGCTTGAAAAATATTTGCTAAAATTATTGGCCATGATAACTTTAATAAACTTTCCCATATACTCACTTTAAAAATATCTATTTTTGTTTTCAAAAGAATACCTCCTCATTAATTAGCTTTCCTAACTAATTATAACACATTTTTTTTAAAAATGGTATAATAAATTCATGGAGGTGTTATTTTGTTTGAAAAAAGAGAATATCCAGAAAAATCTTGGTCTGTTTCTAAAATGGATATATTTGAAAGTTGTAAAAGAAAATATTATTATAGTACATATGCTCAATGGAATGGATGGGAAAATGATGCATCTACCTTATCTAAAAAAGCCTATACATTAAATAAATTGGGAAATGTATATTCTGCATTAGGAACTTATTTACACACAATGATAAAAAATAATATTCTTGGAATGAATATGGATAGTAATACTATTTACTTAAATATATTAGGTAGTATAAAAGAAGATTGTAAAAATTCTTTTTATAAAAAAGAAGAATGGCTTAAATCTCCAAAAAGCATAAATATGCTTCATGAATATTATTATGGAAACGGTTTAGATAAATCTTTGGGTAAAAAAATAGCTCAGAGAGTAAAGGTTTGTTCTGAAAATATATTTAACTCAAAGACTTATAATGAGTTAAAAGATACTAAGAGTAAGATTTTTGAACTTGATGAAGAGTCTTTTAATTTTTTTAAATATAAAAATACGAAGTTATATGCAATTTTAGATGCTTTATATAAGATAGATGATAAAATTGTAATAGCTGATTGGAAAACTGGAAAAAAAGATACTGCAAAACATGATATACAGATGATAATTTATGTGATGTATGTTCTTTCAGAGTATAAGGATATTAATATAGAAAAAATAGAGTGTGTTAATGAGTATTTACTTACAGGAGAGAGTTATGTTAGAACATTTACTTATGATGAAATAAAAAATGTTCAGAAATATATAGATAATAGTATTGAAAAAATAGAAGAGTATCTTGAAGATTCGGAAATTAATAAGCCAAAATCAATGGAATCATTTAAGGCTAATCCTGGTTATTCGTGTAAGATGTGTAATTTTATTGAGATATGTGATGAAGGTAAAAAATTCTTAAAAATAAAATAATAAAGGAGTTTTAACTCCTTTATTATTTTATTTTTATTATTTTATCTAATTTTACTATTTCAACTACTTTTTTAACATTTTCATTTACTATATTGTGAATTTCCATTAATCCACCATCTCTCTTATAATCAGCAAAAAAATAAAAAATTCTACCAAGTCCACTACTATCGATGTATTCTAATTCTTCCATGTCAATTACTATTTTTCTTATACCGTTATCTTTTAGTTCATATAAAAGTTTTTTTAAATCAGAAGAATTTGTTATATCAACTCTTCCATCAAGATAAACTCTTGCTGTATTTCCTCTAATTTCTTTTCTCATTGAGTCACCTCCATTTTTCATTTACTATTAAATTATAACATATATAATTAGAAAAGTAAACAAAGTTTTTCTTTTTTTTAATATTTTAATTCAAAAATAAATGCAGATTTTTTTGGAGCAATAAAGTTTAAATTTCCATTGTTAAAGTTTAATTCTTCTTGATTTGTTTCTTGATTTGAAATAAGTAGATTTGCTTTTCCTTGATTTATTTCTAATAACCAGACAGGAATATTTACATTTTTTTCAATTTCTTCTCTATTTATTATAACAATGTATTTCTTTTCATCGTTCCATAATCCATAAGATAAATAGCCACCATCATTATTTAAAAATTCGAAACTACCTTTTCTTAATGCATTGTTTTTTTTATAAATACTTATTATTTTTTTTATGAAGTTTAGTATTTTATTGTTTTCGACTTCATTCCAAGGAAATGGTCTTCTGTTGTCTGGATCTGTCCAACCAGCTAATCCAATTTCATCTCCATAGTATAAACCTGGTGAACCTGGCAATGTAAACATCATCATTATTCCAATTTTAAAAACGTCTAAATCAATATCTTTAGCTGCTTCTTCATGACCTATTGTATTAATCCTTCCTATTTTTCTGGTTGTTCTTGTCATCCATCTTGAATGGTCATGATTACTAAGTTGATTTAGTGCTATAAATTTACTATTCATAGGTAGTTGAGATAATGCATGAGTTACACTTTTTATAAACTCATTTGAATTCATGAACAATGATTCATTAATTGAATCATTATGTTTTTCAATACCAGTTAGAAAATAACTAACAGGATCCATACAAGTAATATAGTTCATAATTGAATCCCATGATTTTTTTTCTATCCATTCTAATGGAGATTTATATACTTCTGCAAATATTATTGTATCTTTATTTTTAGACTTTATTTTTTTATTAAAAAATTTCCAAAATTCAATATTTTCTTCTTTGCTTTTTCCAAGATCATCTGCAACATCTAATCTCCAACCATCAATTTTGTAATTATCAACCCATTTAATACCTATATTTGCTATATATTCTCTTAGTTTTATATTACTATAATTTAGTTTTGGTAAAGTACTATATCCCCACCATCCTTCATAATTTTCACCATTCCAATAAAAATTTTCTTTATACTTTGAATTTTTATTGTTTTTTACGCCATCATCATATATGTTAAGTTCATCAACCCATTTATGATACGATCCGCAGTGATTAAAAACACCATCAAGAATTATTTTTATATTGTTTTTATGTAATGTGTTAACAAAGTCTAAAAATAAAGAGTTACTTGCTTTAAGATTACTTTTAAAGGTTGTTCTAACTTTATATTTTTCTTTAATATCTTCTGTATCTTCTACTATTTTTCCAAAATGAGGATCTATATTTTCGTAGTCTTGTGTGTCGTATTTATGAGGGCTTGGAGAAACAAAGATGGGATTGAGGTAAATCGTTTCCACTCCAAGATCTTTTAAATAATCTATTTTATCCATTATTCCTTTTAAATCTCCACCATAAAATTCTCTATGTCCATTTTCTTGACTTGGTAGTTCATTCCATTCTTTTTTTATTATTTTTTTACCATCGTATATATATTCATCATTAACAGGATCATTAGTTTTATCTCCATTATTAAATCTGTCAACAAATATTTGATAATAAATAGATCCATGAGACCATTCTGGAGTTTTAAAATTTGGGATTAAAACAAAATTATGTATAGAACGTTTGTTTACTAATCCCATTGCATCATATTTTATTTTTTGATTTTTATCTAAAAGTTCTATTTCAAAATGATAATGAATATTTCTATCTGGCATTATAAAAGATCTTTCAAAATAAACAAAAAGTTCTGTTTCTTTTATGAGCTTCATTTTTATATTTCTGTATTTTTTTATATTTTTTTCAGGTGTTACATAAACGCTTCCCAATACTTTGCCGAGATATTTTGGAACTCTAACTCTTATTTTTACTTTTTCACCTACAATAGGTTCTTCTGGAGTCAAGTAAAGTTTGGTTTGGTCTGAGTAAATTCCATTCATATTAAATCCTCCATTTGATTTAATTCTTCATTAATTTCTACTTCTTCTAATTCTATTTTTTCTAAATTCTTTTCAAGCTGTTCCTTTTCTTCCATTAATTCCATAACTTTTGAATAATTATTTCCATGAGTTATCATTAATTTTTCTAGATCATCTAATCGTTCGAAAGTGTTATTAGCTTCATTTTGAATTTGAAGCTTTCTTCTTTCTAATGTTTTTTTTCTGTTTTTTAATTTTTTTATTTCTGCATAATTTGAAGTGTCTTTTTTTCTTTTTTCAATTTTAAAAGAATCATTTTTTATATCTTCAAGAAAATCATTTAATTCTTTAGAAACTTTTGATTTCCCATCTTTTATAAAAACAAATTTATTGCTGATATTTTTTATCAGTCTTTCATCATGTGATATTAATATAATTGCACCTTTAA contains:
- a CDS encoding phosphatase PAP2 family protein, which encodes MDKAIIDFFQNFTTSNHFILNNIFIFFTKIGNLGMIWILISLLFLIFKSTRKIGIVSLLSLFFSFIISNLFLKHLIARPRPFTTYDLKILIPLPKDFSFPSGHASASFASAFGIFLSSNKKSLKWVVITLASLIAFSRIYLSVHYFIDVISGVGIGIFCGYLSIKIYEKIMKNK
- a CDS encoding late competence development ComFB family protein, with the protein product MITIKDIQLKNIMEDIVEDVYNDLLKTNLIKICNCPKCHADVLAIVLNNIKPKYVVTEKGEAIERTNELRDQIRVDVLEQLLKAVEIVSKNPHHNQNDVGLI
- a CDS encoding MATE family efflux transporter, whose translation is MKTKIDIFKVSIWESLLKLSWPIILANIFQAVYNITDTYFLGKLGSIEIAAPTISWPLIFIFISISGGFSMAGSSMVAQYTGMKRKELAEKSAAQTILTVTLISIITMLFGLFFSKSMLYYIGARDLTLEYSLKYFNIILISTPFLFFFEVNTAILRGWGNTFTPLILRFFSITLNIILDPIFIFVFKMGVEGAAIATLISKIIFSLYLMYEMFTGKYGFKIHLKDLKFDLRYIKKILLIGLPTSFGQSVTAMGFAIIMKVVSKFGTNVVTAYGIGNRVTNLIVMVSMGISGATSIMIGQFIGSNNKNKAIETLKKASILTFFSVFILSFFLFLYGKNVTSFFINEIEVINTGKIYFSMVSLSLPFFATMSIFLAAMNGTGHTVQTTIINLTRLWIIRIPLIKLMADYYGFIGIFYAMIISNILAMLLAYGFLKTDKWKIRLVKEYEN
- a CDS encoding PD-(D/E)XK nuclease family protein; this encodes MFEKREYPEKSWSVSKMDIFESCKRKYYYSTYAQWNGWENDASTLSKKAYTLNKLGNVYSALGTYLHTMIKNNILGMNMDSNTIYLNILGSIKEDCKNSFYKKEEWLKSPKSINMLHEYYYGNGLDKSLGKKIAQRVKVCSENIFNSKTYNELKDTKSKIFELDEESFNFFKYKNTKLYAILDALYKIDDKIVIADWKTGKKDTAKHDIQMIIYVMYVLSEYKDINIEKIECVNEYLLTGESYVRTFTYDEIKNVQKYIDNSIEKIEEYLEDSEINKPKSMESFKANPGYSCKMCNFIEICDEGKKFLKIK
- a CDS encoding STAS domain-containing protein, with amino-acid sequence MRKEIRGNTARVYLDGRVDITNSSDLKKLLYELKDNGIRKIVIDMEELEYIDSSGLGRIFYFFADYKRDGGLMEIHNIVNENVKKVVEIVKLDKIIKIK
- a CDS encoding glycoside hydrolase family 13 protein; translation: MNGIYSDQTKLYLTPEEPIVGEKVKIRVRVPKYLGKVLGSVYVTPEKNIKKYRNIKMKLIKETELFVYFERSFIMPDRNIHYHFEIELLDKNQKIKYDAMGLVNKRSIHNFVLIPNFKTPEWSHGSIYYQIFVDRFNNGDKTNDPVNDEYIYDGKKIIKKEWNELPSQENGHREFYGGDLKGIMDKIDYLKDLGVETIYLNPIFVSPSPHKYDTQDYENIDPHFGKIVEDTEDIKEKYKVRTTFKSNLKASNSLFLDFVNTLHKNNIKIILDGVFNHCGSYHKWVDELNIYDDGVKNNKNSKYKENFYWNGENYEGWWGYSTLPKLNYSNIKLREYIANIGIKWVDNYKIDGWRLDVADDLGKSKEENIEFWKFFNKKIKSKNKDTIIFAEVYKSPLEWIEKKSWDSIMNYITCMDPVSYFLTGIEKHNDSINESLFMNSNEFIKSVTHALSQLPMNSKFIALNQLSNHDHSRWMTRTTRKIGRINTIGHEEAAKDIDLDVFKIGIMMMFTLPGSPGLYYGDEIGLAGWTDPDNRRPFPWNEVENNKILNFIKKIISIYKKNNALRKGSFEFLNNDGGYLSYGLWNDEKKYIVIINREEIEKNVNIPVWLLEINQGKANLLISNQETNQEELNFNNGNLNFIAPKKSAFIFELKY